The Candidatus Eisenbacteria bacterium genome includes a region encoding these proteins:
- a CDS encoding DUF3467 domain-containing protein, with translation MENHQTPIEVELGPAAAEGIYSNLVLIAHSASEVILDFARVLPGVPKARVYARVILTPQHAKSLLMTLEQNLKNYESQFGPIKLPGNDKGRELGFKA, from the coding sequence GTGGAAAACCACCAAACTCCGATCGAAGTCGAGCTGGGGCCGGCGGCCGCCGAAGGCATCTACTCGAACCTGGTGCTGATCGCGCATTCGGCTTCGGAAGTCATCCTCGACTTCGCACGCGTGCTGCCCGGAGTTCCCAAAGCACGGGTTTACGCCCGCGTGATCCTGACGCCGCAGCATGCCAAGTCGCTGCTCATGACGCTCGAGCAGAATCTGAAGAACTACGAGTCGCAGTTCGGCCCGATCAAGCTTCCGGGCAACGACAAGGGCCGCGAACTCGGCTTCAAGGCCTGA